A single region of the Anaerostipes rhamnosivorans genome encodes:
- a CDS encoding sugar phosphate isomerase/epimerase family protein: MKIAFDVDVLAKQMDINRMVHQVADWGYQYIEQSPHPRINPFYKHPLFSRECEAEYRKALRETGVEISSFIVVYRWSGPTEEQRQMAVANWKRMIEIAVDMGVQVINTELSGDPNQQEICNGMWFRSMEELLPIIEREGLRVEIQSHPYDFCELNNETCDLVKSFRSPNLGYVYSSPHGFFYDEGKGDVCSMLQYAGEELTHVLFADTFNQTMDCRYIANPPWLNGRGKADVTIHQHLAMGEGDVDFDGIFETLREMDFANSQLREAAPKAGGDNIACVSMFGFPEKMEKQAPEARERIERELLKG, from the coding sequence ATGAAAATAGCATTTGACGTGGATGTGCTGGCAAAGCAGATGGATATCAACCGGATGGTGCATCAGGTGGCAGACTGGGGTTATCAATACATCGAACAGTCTCCGCATCCAAGGATCAATCCATTCTATAAACACCCGCTGTTCTCCAGGGAATGTGAGGCAGAATACAGGAAAGCACTCCGGGAAACCGGAGTGGAGATCTCCTCCTTTATCGTGGTGTACCGCTGGTCCGGACCTACAGAGGAGCAGAGACAGATGGCAGTAGCCAACTGGAAACGGATGATTGAGATCGCCGTGGATATGGGCGTGCAGGTGATTAACACGGAGCTGTCCGGGGATCCCAACCAGCAGGAGATCTGCAACGGCATGTGGTTCCGTTCTATGGAAGAACTTCTGCCGATCATTGAGAGGGAAGGGCTCCGGGTGGAGATCCAGTCCCATCCGTATGACTTCTGTGAATTAAACAATGAGACTTGTGATCTGGTGAAATCCTTCCGCTCTCCGAACCTTGGATATGTGTATTCTTCCCCACATGGATTCTTCTATGACGAGGGCAAAGGGGATGTGTGCTCCATGTTACAGTACGCAGGGGAAGAACTGACCCACGTACTGTTTGCGGATACATTCAACCAGACCATGGACTGCCGCTATATCGCCAACCCGCCGTGGTTAAACGGAAGAGGAAAAGCGGATGTGACCATTCACCAGCATTTAGCCATGGGAGAGGGAGACGTGGACTTTGACGGGATTTTTGAGACGTTAAGAGAGATGGACTTCGCAAACAGCCAGTTAAGGGAAGCTGCACCGAAAGCCGGAGGAGACAACATCGCATGTGTATCCATGTTCGGATTCCCGGAAAAGATGGAGAAGCAGGCGCCGGAGGCAAGAGAACGCATTGAACGGGAACTGCTGAAAGGGTAG
- a CDS encoding MFS transporter: MEKKQGTILEKLSWKTRFSYGCGDTACNVVFGMISTVLTLFYTDYVGVSAATVGMVMLLSRVFDGFSDVIMGFIVERTNSKWGKSRPWILWMAAPYAVSAVLLFTVPHTTNFLQFLYMFVTYNFCTTICYTAINLPYGSLSAMMSRSSEERSMLSIVRMGMSPFGRILAVTCTMPLVKLFGDTQSSWVIVMGIWAVIAMVLLIICFANCQETVKIEAREKQEKIPALKALKLLVTNQYFWAVLVLWMMQNVIYGVTGTILPYYCKYIFHNDTWMYSTLYLTETLTIVASTCIVCPILLKHFGKRNMALAGAVLALAGQLVFFANPYSFQWMLLCCIIRGIGLSPLNAIVFGMLGDVVEFGQWKHHIRQESLIFAGGSVGTKIGSGLASAIMTGLLSLAGYLSSAAGAVTQPQSAIDMIINIYKTGPIIVWVVVIITLVLYKLDKKYETIMEELTERELQGQL; the protein is encoded by the coding sequence ATGGAAAAGAAGCAAGGAACGATATTAGAAAAATTATCATGGAAAACAAGATTCTCTTATGGATGCGGAGATACGGCGTGCAATGTGGTTTTTGGGATGATCAGCACGGTGCTGACGCTGTTTTACACAGATTACGTGGGAGTCTCTGCCGCAACAGTCGGAATGGTCATGCTGCTCTCCAGAGTATTTGACGGATTCTCTGACGTTATCATGGGATTTATTGTGGAACGAACCAACTCCAAATGGGGGAAATCAAGGCCGTGGATCCTGTGGATGGCGGCACCATATGCCGTCTCAGCCGTGTTGTTATTCACAGTGCCCCACACGACAAACTTTCTGCAGTTTCTGTATATGTTTGTGACGTATAATTTTTGTACGACCATCTGTTATACGGCCATCAATCTGCCCTACGGAAGCCTATCTGCTATGATGTCCAGAAGTTCTGAGGAGCGGAGCATGCTCAGTATCGTGAGAATGGGAATGTCACCGTTCGGGCGTATTCTGGCAGTAACCTGCACCATGCCGTTAGTAAAGCTGTTTGGGGATACCCAGTCCTCATGGGTGATCGTCATGGGCATATGGGCTGTGATCGCCATGGTCCTTTTAATCATCTGTTTTGCCAACTGCCAGGAGACCGTAAAGATCGAAGCCCGTGAGAAGCAGGAAAAGATACCTGCGCTCAAGGCATTAAAGCTTTTAGTGACCAATCAGTATTTTTGGGCCGTATTGGTCCTCTGGATGATGCAGAATGTGATCTACGGTGTGACAGGGACCATTCTGCCATATTACTGCAAGTACATATTCCACAACGATACATGGATGTACAGTACACTGTATCTGACGGAAACTCTGACCATCGTGGCATCCACGTGTATCGTATGCCCTATCCTGCTAAAACACTTCGGCAAGAGGAATATGGCGCTTGCGGGGGCGGTGTTAGCGCTGGCCGGACAGCTTGTGTTCTTTGCCAATCCCTACAGTTTTCAGTGGATGCTTTTGTGCTGTATCATCAGGGGTATCGGATTATCGCCGTTAAATGCTATTGTCTTTGGCATGCTGGGCGATGTGGTGGAATTCGGACAGTGGAAGCACCATATCCGCCAGGAGAGCCTGATATTTGCCGGCGGGTCGGTGGGAACAAAGATTGGTTCCGGCCTGGCCTCAGCCATCATGACGGGACTTCTCTCACTGGCAGGCTATCTGAGTTCTGCGGCAGGAGCAGTCACCCAGCCCCAGTCGGCCATTGATATGATTATAAACATTTATAAAACGGGACCGATCATTGTCTGGGTCGTCGTCATCATAACTCTTGTCCTGTACAAACTGGACAAAAAATATGAAACGATCATGGAGGAACTGACAGAACGGGAACTTCAGGGTCAGCTATAA